GATCCTCGAGCAGTCAAATGCATATTTGTGGGTTATTCATCAAGTCAAAAGGGGTACAAGTGTTGATGTCCCACTGAACGTCGTCTCTTTGTAAGTATGGATGTGACATTTAGGGAATCAGAACCTTATTATGGTGAAAAGACCGACTTAAGCTCCTTGTTTGAATTTGGTGATATGAGCATAAATCAAGATGATCGAGAGGGGGAGAACCATGGTGTCATAAGTAGTCCAACTGAGCAAAATCAAAGGAGAATGGAAGGAGTGATTACTGGCTCTATTCCTCAACCAAGAATGGAGACAATGACAAGTGACTTGGATCCAACTCCTTGTCAAGAGGACAGTTCTGTAGGTGATGACCCACGATATAAGGGCCCATTGAGAGTGTATACGAGGAGGACACGTACATCTCAAGAAGAGGTTCCAGGAATAACTCCTGAATCAGCAATCCCTCAAGAAATTGTTGATGTGTCACGACTTCTTCGACTGAGATTGAAGAATCCGGTTTGGATGATTTGCCCATTGCATTACAGAAAGAACCACGAGCTAAAATTGGTATGCCTCCACCAAGGTATGGATTTGAGCATGATATCAGTAACTATGTTTCTTATGCATTACTGTCTCCTGCATATAGAACATTTGTTGCATCATTACAGTCCGTAGTAATCCCTAAGGACTGGAAAGAAGCAAAGCAGGATCCTAAATGGCATGAGGCTATGTTGGAGGAGCTAATAGCTCTTGAAAAGAACAAGACATGGGATCTTGTAAAACTACCTGCTGGAAAGAAAACTGTTAGTTGCAAGTGGGTCTTCACAGAATCACAGTGAAGCAAAATGCAGAAGGGAAAGTGGAACGATATAAAGCAAGATTGGTTGCAAGAGGGTACAACCAGACATATGGGATTGATTATGATGAAACATTTGCACCGGTAGCAAAGATGAGTACCATAAGAACATTGGTATCCTGTGCTGCAAACTTTGGTTGGCCCTTGTATCAATTGGATGTAAAGAATGCTTTCTTGCATGGTGAGCTCCAAGAAGAGGTGTATATGGAGATACCCCCTGATTATTCTAAACCTGAAGTGATTGGAAAGGTATGTAGACTAAAAAAGTCCCTATATGGCCTCAAGCAATCTCCACGAGCATGGTTTGATAGATTCAAACGTGCATTATGTGGTATGCAATACAAACAATGCAATGGAGATCATACACTATTCTATAGACATTTGGGACGCAAGATCACGGTGCTAGCTgtatatgtggatgatattatcattACAGGTGATGATGAAAGAGAGATCATTCACCTTAAAGAAAAACTAAGTAAGGAGTTTGAAGTCAAGGACCTTGGTCAACTCAGATATTTTCTTGGTATTGAGATTGCACGAAATCCAAAAGCATCGTTCTTTCACAAAGAAAGTATGTTCTGGACTTGCTTAGTGAGACCGGCATGCTTGGATGTCGCCCTGTATCAACACCAATTGATCCTAATCACAAGTTATGTGCTGAATCGGGCAATCCAGTGAATAAGGAAAGATATCAGAGGCTTGTTGGGCGTCTTATTTATCTATGTCATACAAGGCCTGACATATCATATGCAGTAAGTGTTGTGAGTCGGTATATGCACGACCCAAGGAGTGGGCATTTGGATGCAGTTTATCGGATCCTAAGATATCTCAAGAGTAGTCCAGGAAAGGGGTTGATCTTTAAAAGTCATGGTCACTTGAATGTTGAAGGCTATTGTGATGCTGATTGGGCGAGTTGCCTTGATGATAGGAGATCAACTTCAGGTTATTGTGTCTTCGTTGGGGGAAACTTAgtgtcatggaggagcaagaagCAATCAATCATGTCCCGTTCAACTGCTGAAGCAGAATATAGAGCAATGTCTCTTGGGGTGAGTGAAATGTTATGGGTGAGAAATCTTTTATCAGAGTTAAATGTGCTAAGAAAAGGCCCCTTGAGAGTTTGGTGCGACAACAAGTCAGCTATCAACATTGCTAGTAATCCTGTTCAACATGATAGAACCAAGCATGTGGAGATAGATCGCTTCTTCATCAAGGAGAAAATAGATGATGGTATATTGGAATTAGGCCATGTAAACTCGTGTAATCAAGTAGCTGACTGTTTAACAAAAGGTTTAGGAGTAAAGGAATGTAATTTAGCATGTAACAAGATGGGAATGATAGATATCTATCACCCatcttgagggggagtgttgggcCATGTATGTGTTAGGCCTAGCCCATAacaatgtatatatatatatgtaccaCAAGGCAATCAAGAGAGCAGTTCTAGAGTTTTCCCCCAAATTCATCATAGATTAAAGTATAGTGCTTTACCATTCCCATATCCTCCTTTTCCCTTGATACAGAACTAAGAGAAGCCTCTAATCTTTTAAGGGTTGATTCAGATGCCTTTGACCTTTTGGTCTGTATCACAAAATACAGTTTCATGATTGAAAAATTGAGTAGACAAAAAGAATGCGAAAAAGCAATAAGGTTAGGATATTTGCAAAGGCATGTTATGTATACCAAAAGTGCAACTTCATCACTTAAGGAATTCCTTTCTGATTCTGCTGAATTCAATTTATTCGCGAGATCTTCTAGTTCCGATGTAATAAGCTCTACTTTAGACAATGCTTCATCCTTTTCAGTGACTGAAGTCGTTAAAGCTTCTTGTAAAGAAGAAATTTCCGCCTCCATATCAAAAACGTGCATCTCAAGCTTTTGGTACTCCTCCTGGATATATGTAAAAAAAAGAGGGAAATGAGATTCATGGCCACAAAGCTCCTGAAAGGGATTTTTGTACTATGTTATATTCCCAGCATATAACTCAGGCCACAGGAGAAGAAGACATCCCTGGCTTTGCCATAAAAGAGGGGACTTTCCAGGCTTTGCCTCGAAGTGCATGCCACTCAATAGAAACCCTTTAGGGAGGTACCAACAACACAAAAACTGTGAAAGGTGGGTTCAAGCCTAGTTGGGCATCCGAGCATGAGGCTCTACCACTGCTCGGTTCTCCAGCAGATACGATCTCAAAGGAAAGAAAACTTAAGTCATTTTTTAAAGCAAAATCTAATGTTTATTATAAGTTTTAAGCATCTGTACTGATCTATGAATAGTTGTAACTGGTAACAGTGCAGGACTAGTGACTCCAATATGTAAGCTACGATGACAGTACATCCTAGATGTGGCATTTGCAAAGAATAATGAATACCTGCATCTGGACAGCTTGATCGAGCGTGCAATTCAGCTCATGCTTTTTCTCAACAGTAACTGAATCACGTTTCCGTAAATCACGTTCAAGCAAAGTTCTTTGGCTTTGCAATTTCTTAACTTCTTTGTGGGCCTCTGCTTTTTCACTCTGGTAAAAGAACATGTATGTTTGTACATCAGAACAGCTGGCTTTTAAgtggtaaaaaaaattataaacagaAAGTTGATAACCAACCTGAAGTTTTATTTTCTCCTGAATGGAATTCTTAAGTTTGTTCTCAGTCTCTCTTAACTTAGTTTTAGTCCTATCAAGTTCCTTTCGGATAGattctttttctttcatcaAAGAGGATGATGACAAGGTCGATACTTCCTTTTGGAGGTTTAGGAGCTCCGAGAGAATCCCATCCTTCTCCAGTTCATGTTGAAGAGTACAGTCCTGagtataagttttttttttcagtaagTTCGGGATTAGGAACTAGGAATTTAAATATTTGAGAAGAGATTAGTCAGTAACAAACATCTATGGCCTTCTCACAGCTTGCCAGACTGGATTTCAGTTTATCAATTTCATTTTGTTGATCTTGGGATTGTTCCTCTAACAGTTTCTGCATTCAAATCAGAGTaacattgaaaaaaaataactgCTTAAAACTTGAGTGCATTAGGAACGAGAATTTGAAGATACCTTCTCTGTTTCAAGTTTGCAGACTTTTTCCATCAAACAGGCTGACAGTTTCTCATAATCCCTGACCATAGAACCAAACCGTCTAATATCTTCATGAGCAGAGTGCTTTACTTCCTATGGAAAGCAAAAGTGCACATCAACTACATATGATACTAGGATTGAAAGATGGGAACTGTGTTCAGACAGTTAGATAGATGCAGTACTACACTAAGCAAACATAAATCCACTTGGAAATCAATAAATAGCATAACATAGTGTTCCATTGATGAGACATTTTCACCAGACTGCATGTAGGATTTTTCAAAGCTTATAACAGTAACATAGCAATGCAATTGGTTCACAACCTTCAAAGATCATGACAGCCATTCACATTATATTGCTTTGTGGTAGTAGGAATGTAGCATATTAGCATATAGGTGAAAAAAATTATAGGGAGGATCAGATTGACAATTTGCATCTCTAAGGTGAACAACTGAACTACTGTGCATAATGGACTAAAATGCATGCTGATACTCAATGTTGAATATAGAATAAAACAGTTGATTTAATTTAACTAAAGGACAGGATTATTCAAGAAAGTCCAATCTGGAGATGCTGTCATAAAAATGATAGAAACCATACAAGAACGCCTTGTGCCATCATCAAGAGATTCTGAGAAAGTTCATCAATAAACGAAAGAGCGCTTTCAACTGAGTTTCTCAACTGATGCGTCTCCAAATTTATTCCTTCGGTCTCAATCAATACATTACTGAGGAATCCGTATGCTACTTCCTGGAAGTTGGAGAAAAATGTTTCATACATGTATCCAGTCATGTAATTAGTCAGGCAATAACATGAAGTGGACAAATGGTTGCAGGAAGATGGAAAGAAACTAAATTCCTAGCTAtggtttttttaaagaaaaaaggGATATAATACAACTGGAAGAGGGTAACGAAGTGCCTGATTGGATTTTATAGTAGCAGACAGTGTGGAAACCTTCTCATTAGCaacttttgcttgttcttgtgcgGCCAGAGCATTCTGCTGAAGCTGCAAATAGGCAAAGTGGTATAGAATGTAAGAACAGCTTCAAGGTAAAGCATAAATTTCATAAGAAAATCATCATCGATCTTAAGGACTTCTTAGAGTGTGACAACTTGAATTGAATGTTGTGTTTATTACAGATACAGAATAACTTTCAATTTCCAAAGTGTAGCATCCTTCACCTTTTCATACTTCTCATCAGACGAGGTCTTCTGTTGAGTTGCCAATTCAAGAACATCATCCAAATTAGTTTGAATAGAACTCTTCTCTGCCTCCAACAACTTGATCTGCTTGGGATGTATTCAAAtacttaatttttttaatttcagagtAGCACAATAATAGGGGGCAAACTACCACCTGATCTTGAAGTTGTTTAATGACAAGAATGGCTTCAGACTCTCGAGCAGATAAGCtactaactacacaaggcacaGTGCTTTCCTGACTTTGAAGAGCATTATTCCCATCAAGAGCGTCTTCAGGTATTATTAGTTCACCAGCTGTCCCCCCGAATTGCTCTTGATCTGATTTCTTCTGGCAAGACCATGTATTCAACAATCAGATATGTaaccaaaaaaattacaaaatatttttagagaaaGAAATCCAAAACTTGAATAGGCATCTTGTATTAATAAAAGCTCAAAAGCTCAAAACGAGAAGTATCAGAATCAATCACCATTGTATTTGTCTTTCTTCGGTTGGTAACATGCAGCAAAGCATGTGAATCAGGTAGAGAAACATCTTCACTGTCTTCGGCCATATCAATAGGTGAGCAAGCGTTAGCACAAGGCTCATCATTACTTGCATAACTTTCTTGAATTAGCTCTTCAAAACGTGGCGGCATTCCCATATTGCGTTCATTTCTAACTGTGCTGCTTGTAGGGCCTTCCTCGATAGGTCCTAAAACCTGAACATTACGTATAGATACTCAGAATATATTCTTAACACAATCAGTCatcttttgcataaattttaatACTCTCGCAACGATTTGATTGAAAGAAAAGAATtgtattaatatatatatatgtatggcATGCACCCAGAAAAATGACACTAGTCCACCGCATATGTTATCTACTATCCACATATCCTAAGAAAAAAGGATGAAAAGCAAAAGCATTCACAGAGAGAAGAACATCTAGACAAATACTCTGGGTGAAACTCTTTCTGAATAACATTTCAAAAACGATAAGGGGTCAATAAACAATGTTGCAGAGCCAACCAAAAACAAAAGATGTGTCAGTAGACTTTCAGAATGCCAAATTGAACATGTTGAAGAGCGCCAGTTCTAATGATACCTCAATACCAAATTGCCTTGCTTTTGGTCCAGGACACCATGTTACCCTTCTTTTGTCCTGTTCAAGGAAGAATTTTTTTTccgtaagaaaaaaaatattagtaGGATAAAGAGTAGCAGTACATTGTTGGTCTTATGTTTAAAAGAGGCACACATCTTATGACTATTTTTGTAAAGTCTAAAGTTTAAACAGATTTTACTTCATGTTATCAGCAGAAAAGAAAGAACACCTATTATGAAGAAAAATTGGAAGAAGGAACAATGAGCAACCATGCAGTGTATATGCCGTGGACAACTGTTACATATTACATAACAAATTGTGACAACTAACCTTACTAAAAGCAATACTCCTGTCATCTCTCTCTGAATTTAGTACCATTGAACTAAGATTCTCAATTTTCTTTGCCTGTTCAATCAAGCGTTTGTCGCGCTGCTCTTTAGCTTTCTTTTCCTCCTCCAACTCTAATGCAATCCTTTCTTTTTCCAGTTCACTCTAGAAAAATAATAACCAGATTAATCGATGTATTACATAGTCATGAATCACTGTAGGAAAAAAATGCTGAGAAAGCAACCTGCAGTAGTGTGTTCCGCAAATTCAGAATTTCTTCCCCCCAATGATCACTTTGAGAGTTCTAAGGACAGAAAGGAGTGCAAGTTTGTATCTTCAAGTTGTATAGATTTAATGCTTAAACACACTTTAAAACGTACCCTAAGCTTTGAGCGGAGCTCTTCTATTTCTTTCCTTTGGCGTTTTAATAACGCAGCATCTGTCAAAATCtgcagtatatatatataatgtaaGGAATTATGCAATTATAGCACGATGAATAGAAATAGTATCTAGCTGGCAACAGAAACATGTTAATACCTCATTAACACATGCACAATTTGTTACACGCAATGCTCTACTTGCAAATTGCAAACTGCTTTTTGTCTCATCAGCATGTACCtacaaaatataaaataaatagtTTACCACGATACAAATAACAATAGTGTTAGTTTTATGACTATAATCTTTCCTCTTTGTTGTTGCTTGATTGCATTTGAATACTAAGGGTACGTTTGGATTCTTAATTGACCTTGCCTAGCTTGACTATGCCCAGCTAGCCCGTATGGGCAATAGCTCACAAAAGAGATGCTCAATGTTTGGATGCTACCACTTGCACTGAGTACAGCACGTTAGGTGTGGCAGTTGCCAGCTTTTTTTCTCTTGCGCAGCGTTTTTTGCTCTTGCAAGCGAGCCAATTCGGCTCTCCGTCGTGAGCAAGCTTTTTCCTACCATTAGTGCCCAGCTTGCCATCAGAAGcgagtttttttcttttgtacCAAACGCCAACCCTTGCTTGGCAAGGGTAGAGTCATCCTTGCTTAAGATCCAAACACACCCTCAATTTTGCTTTGATAATACTTGAGTTAATAGATGAAAATTCAGAATAACTGCTATGAGTTGTTAAATAaatgtgaaaaaaataaaagaaatgttaGTGACACCTTTCAACTTAATTCCCACAACGCAACAAAAATCAGTAAGCAAAATAACCACGTACTCAAAT
This portion of the Panicum virgatum strain AP13 chromosome 2N, P.virgatum_v5, whole genome shotgun sequence genome encodes:
- the LOC120660689 gene encoding kinesin-like protein KIN-7I isoform X8, with product MDFMSFGESHRHIGETNMNLYSSRSHTIFRMVIESREKGDDNEAEDSCDAVRVSVLNLVDLAGSERAAKTGAEGLRLKEGSHINKSLMILGTVIKKLSEGIEGQGGHVPYRDSKLTRILQPALGGNSNTAIICNITLAQVHADETKSSLQFASRALRVTNCACVNEILTDAALLKRQRKEIEELRSKLRNSQSDHWGEEILNLRNTLLQSELEKERIALELEEEKKAKEQRDKRLIEQAKKIENLSSMVLNSERDDRSIAFSKDKRRVTWCPGPKARQFGIEVLGPIEEGPTSSTVRNERNMGMPPRFEELIQESYASNDEPCANACSPIDMAEDSEDVSLPDSHALLHVTNRRKTNTMKKSDQEQFGGTAGELIIPEDALDGNNALQSQESTVPCVVSSLSARESEAILVIKQLQDQIKLLEAEKSSIQTNLDDVLELATQQKTSSDEKYEKLQQNALAAQEQAKVANEKVSTLSATIKSNQEVAYGFLSNVLIETEGINLETHQLRNSVESALSFIDELSQNLLMMAQGVLEVKHSAHEDIRRFGSMVRDYEKLSACLMEKVCKLETEKKLLEEQSQDQQNEIDKLKSSLASCEKAIDDCTLQHELEKDGILSELLNLQKEVSTLSSSSLMKEKESIRKELDRTKTKLRETENKLKNSIQEKIKLQSEKAEAHKEVKKLQSQRTLLERDLRKRDSVTVEKKHELNCTLDQAVQMQEEYQKLEMHVFDMEAEISSLQEALTTSVTEKDEALSKVELITSELEDLANKLNSAESERNSLSDEVALLTKRSKASESTLKRLEASLSSVSREKEDMGMQLTDALLDMESERSVWTAKEKEYLDVNQRLNTCLDENNKLLEDLIKVRQELASCREQCRILEEKLAHSIESNMNGKEIKFCSDADQALEKGRTIDGDVGENELHKQLLMITEERDSLLSETQQMRLIVNEAEVSKENCDRKLIHAKATIDELSSRISIMEVNMKQDAVANNKEKTKLRMQIRSLQPELEAHRGRLKEAVNEMKIMDTKYQEASTKLKKELFNSCREVLRLREMLKEMQGASK
- the LOC120660689 gene encoding kinesin-like protein KIN-7I isoform X5 encodes the protein MERIHVAVRSRPLSAEDVRSSPWRISGNTIAHSAQSSIRFEFDRIFGQECRTAEVYEARTKHIVDSVVRGFNGTVFAYGQTNSGKTYTMRGSANEPGIIPLAVHDLFRCIEEHIDREFLVRMSYMEIYNEEINDLLVPEHRKLQIHESSEKGIFVAGLREEIVTCAEQVMDFMSFGESHRHIGETNMNLYSSRSHTIFRMVIESREKGDDNEAEDSCDAVRVSVLNLVDLAGSERAAKTGAEGLRLKEGSHINKSLMILGTVIKKLSEGIEGQGGHVPYRDSKLTRILQPALGGNSNTAIICNITLAQVHADETKSSLQFASRALRVTNCACVNEILTDAALLKRQRKEIEELRSKLRSELEKERIALELEEEKKAKEQRDKRLIEQAKKIENLSSMVLNSERDDRSIAFSKDKRRVTWCPGPKARQFGIEVLGPIEEGPTSSTVRNERNMGMPPRFEELIQESYASNDEPCANACSPIDMAEDSEDVSLPDSHALLHVTNRRKTNTMKKSDQEQFGGTAGELIIPEDALDGNNALQSQESTVPCVVSSLSARESEAILVIKQLQDQIKLLEAEKSSIQTNLDDVLELATQQKTSSDEKYEKLQQNALAAQEQAKVANEKEVAYGFLSNVLIETEGINLETHQLRNSVESALSFIDELSQNLLMMAQGVLEVKHSAHEDIRRFGSMVRDYEKLSACLMEKVCKLETEKKLLEEQSQDQQNEIDKLKSSLASCEKAIDDCTLQHELEKDGILSELLNLQKEVSTLSSSSLMKEKESIRKELDRTKTKLRETENKLKNSIQEKIKLQSEKAEAHKEVKKLQSQRTLLERDLRKRDSVTVEKKHELNCTLDQAVQMQEEYQKLEMHVFDMEAEISSLQEALTTSVTEKDEALSKVELITSELEDLANKLNSAESERNSLSDEVALLTKRSKASESTLKRLEASLSSVSREKEDMGMQLTDALLDMESERSVWTAKEKEYLDVNQRLNTCLDENNKLLEDLIKVRQELASCREQCRILEEKLAHSIESNMNGKEIKFCSDADQALEKGRTIDGDVGENELHKQLLMITEERDSLLSETQQMRLIVNEAEVSKENCDRKLIHAKATIDELSSRISIMEVNMKQDAVANNKEKTKLRMQIRSLQPELEAHRGRLKEAVNEMKIMDTKYQEASTKLKKELFNSCREVLRLREMLKEMQGASK
- the LOC120660689 gene encoding kinesin-like protein KIN-7I isoform X4 — encoded protein: MERIHVAVRSRPLSAEDVRSSPWRISGNTIAHSAQSSIRFEFDRIFGQECRTAEVYEARTKHIVDSVVRGFNGTVFAYGQTNSGKTYTMRGSANEPGIIPLAVHDLFRCIEEHIDREFLVRMSYMEIYNEEINDLLVPEHRKLQIHESSEKGIFVAGLREEIVTCAEQVMDFMSFGESHRHIGETNMNLYSSRSHTIFRMVIESREKGDDNEAEDSCDAVRVSVLNLVDLAGSERAAKTGAEGLRLKEGSHINKSLMILGTVIKKLSEGIEGQGGHVPYRDSKLTRILQPALGGNSNTAIICNITLAQVHADETKSSLQFASRALRVTNCACVNEILTDAALLKRQRKEIEELRSKLRSELEKERIALELEEEKKAKEQRDKRLIEQAKKIENLSSMVLNSERDDRSIAFSKDKRRVTWCPGPKARQFGIEVLGPIEEGPTSSTVRNERNMGMPPRFEELIQESYASNDEPCANACSPIDMAEDSEDVSLPDSHALLHVTNRRKTNTMKKSDQEQFGGTAGELIIPEDALDGNNALQSQESTVPCVVSSLSARESEAILVIKQLQDQIKLLEAEKSSIQTNLDDVLELATQQKTSSDEKYEKLQQNALAAQEQAKVANEKVSTLSATIKSNQEVAYGFLSNVLIETEGINLETHQLRNSVESALSFIDELSQNLLMMAQGVLEVKHSAHEDIRRFGSMVRDYEKLSACLMEKVCKLETEKKLLEEQSQDQQNEIDKLKSSLASCEKAIDDCTLQHELEKDGILSELLNLQKEVSTLSSSSLMKEKESIRKELDRTKTKLRETENKLKNSIQEKIKLQSEKAEAHKEVKKLQSQRTLLERDLRKRDSVTVEKKHELNCTLDQAVQMQEEYQKLEMHVFDMEAEISSLQEALTTSVTEKDEALSKVELITSELEDLANKLNSAESERNSLSDEVALLTKRSKASESTLKRLEASLSSVSREKEDMGMQLTDALLDMESERSVWTAKEKEYLDVNQRLNTCLDENNKLLEDLIKVRQELASCREQCRILEEKLAHSIESNMNGKEIKFCSDADQALEKGRTIDGDVGENELHKQLLMITEERDSLLSETQQMRLIVNEAEVSKENCDRKLIHAKATIDELSSRISIMEVNMKQDAVANNKEKTKLRMQIRSLQPELEAHRGRLKEAVNEMKIMDTKYQEASTKLKKELFNSCREVLRLREMLKEMQGASK